The nucleotide sequence CATGGACGCTTACTCAGTTTGATTCAGTCAAAACGGTCAAGATTATGATCAACGGCCATGAGCAAAATGAAATGCCTGTCGGGGGCACGCCGATCAGCAGCGAGCTGAGCAGGGCTGACGGCATCAACCTGGATACGGCAGGTGTCATGGATATCACAGATACAAAACCGCTTACGGTTTATTATACAGCGCAGCACGATGACAAGACGTATTATGTGCCTGTCACAACACGCGTGAGCAATGATGAGGAAGATCCGATTGCCGCTGTTGTTAAAAAGCTGACAGAAGGGCCGTCTGCTGATACAGCGCTCCTCAGTGATTTTTCACAAGATGTGAAGCTGCTTGAAGAGCCTAAGCTTGAAGACGGAACGGTCACGCTTAATTTTAACGAATCGATTTTCGGAAGTGCGGATGAAGAGAAGAAGATGGTTTCATCTCATATCGTTAATTCACTTGTCCTGTCTCTGACAGAGCAGCCGGGAATTGAAAACGTTGTGCTGACAGTGGACGGCAAGGCAGACCTTGTAAACGAGGACGGCAAAAAGATGACAGATCCTGTTGCGCGTCCAGTGAATGTCAACACAGGTAGTTTTTAATCGGTGATTTTTGATATACTATAAAGTGAAACGAAGAGGTAGTCATTGGCACTGCCTCTTCTTTATTGCCTCCGGACCTTATGTCTTTGAAAGGAAGCCGGGACAAGCCTTATACATATAACGAAAACGCAAATCAATCAGGATCAGGAATGATCGGAGGAATCCTAATGAGACATGACGGACGAAAGCAAGATGAAATTAGACGAGTAGAAATAGTGACAGATTATGTGAAGCACCCGGAAGGATCGGTTCTGATCTGTGTGGGAGATACAAAGGTCATCTGCAATGCGAGCATTGAAGACCGTGTGCCGCCGTTTAT is from Bacillus sp. FSL H8-0547 and encodes:
- a CDS encoding GerMN domain-containing protein → MSQKRNVKIAATVMTSALLLSGCGLFGGEKAKEIDPPQDVSYVDEGDKAAEETVNEEKTTAEEEKGEESGQTYSRQLYLIDSNGLVVAQTFDLPKQEGVAKQVLDYLVEGGPVTNMLPDGFRAVIPQDTQVSVNVKDGVALVDFSKEFKNYQKEDELKILQSITWTLTQFDSVKTVKIMINGHEQNEMPVGGTPISSELSRADGINLDTAGVMDITDTKPLTVYYTAQHDDKTYYVPVTTRVSNDEEDPIAAVVKKLTEGPSADTALLSDFSQDVKLLEEPKLEDGTVTLNFNESIFGSADEEKKMVSSHIVNSLVLSLTEQPGIENVVLTVDGKADLVNEDGKKMTDPVARPVNVNTGSF